The following proteins are encoded in a genomic region of Brachypodium distachyon strain Bd21 chromosome 1, Brachypodium_distachyon_v3.0, whole genome shotgun sequence:
- the LOC100834693 gene encoding SUPPRESSOR OF GAMMA RESPONSE 1, which translates to MTGTSWLIDSQRIASKIKNVSGSMDLSKQKWVSNPTKECPRCSHIIDNSDVVHQWPGLPKGVKFDPSDQELLSHLLAKHDKAGAEPHPFIDEFIPTVEEDDGICYTHPQKLPGLKQDGSVSHFFHRTYKAYNTGTRKRRRINTGDLADVRWHKTGKTKPVMVDGKHLGCKKIMVLYMSTVKGGKPKKTNWVMHQYHLGTGEDEQNGEYVVSKLFFQQQFKPGEKYAEELTTADALETIAAEADLPDLPEPALDEQGEEHISSITNQEVLHNNEHTADREALPYQQFKPGEKNAQELTTADALETIAAEEDLPDLPEPALDEREEDICSITNQEVLHNNEHTADPEALPYQESRNCDITMEEKAAEEDAAYPSSEKPEDGDNPSSQDPKWWDGESQFLLTSQQLAESLPCLDEFLQSQTSGDEQDTIKPKLADYANLPVEDLKQDLEKCHELGLSDADFRLSQIEFSQDSCTAAWAGGNMLD; encoded by the exons atgaccGG GACATCCTGGCTGATTGATAGCCAAAGAATtgcttcaaaaataaaaaatgtttctgGGTCAATGGATCTCAGTAAACAAAAATGGGTGAGCAATCCAACTAAGGAGTGCCCAAGGTGCAGCCACATTATTGATAACAGTGAT GTTGTTCACCAATGGCCTGGTTTGCCAAAAGGTGTAAAGTTTGATCCATCGGACCAGGAATTGCTTTCGCATTTGCTGGCAAAACATGACAAAGCAGGTGCTGAACCTCACCCATTCATTGATGAATTTATTCCAACTGTTGAGGAAGATGATGGTATCTGCTACACTCATCCACAGAAACTTCCGG GTCTTAAGCAAGATGGAAGTGTATCACACTTCTTCCATAGAACATATAAAGCCTACAATACTGGGACTAGGAAACGTCGAAGGATAAACACTGGTGATCTTGCCGATGTTCGCTGGCATAAGACGGGCAAGACAAAGCCAGTAATGGTTGATGGAAAGCACCTTGGCTGTAAGAAAATAATGGTGCTTTATATGAGTACTGTTAAAGGGGGGAAGCCCAAGAAGACTAATTGGGTGATGCATCAGTACCATCTAGGGACGGGGGAGGATGAGCAGAATGGGGAATATGTTGTctccaaattattttttcagcAACAATTTAAGCCTGGGGAGAAGTATGCAGAAGAGTTAACCACTGCAGATGCTTTGGAAACTATAGCCGCTGAAGCAGATCTTCCCGACCTCCCTGAACCAGCCCTGGATGAACAAGGAGAAGAACATATTAGCAGTATTACTAACCAAGAGGTTCTTCATAACAATGAACATACCGCTGACCGGGAAGCTCTTCCTTATCAG CAATTTAAGCCTGGGGAGAAGAATGCACAAGAGTTAACCACTGCAGATGCTTTGGAAACTATAGCTGCTGAAGAAGATCTTCCTGACCTCCCTGAACCAGCACTGGATGAACGAGAAGAAGATATTTGTAGTATTACTAACCAAGAGGTTCTTCATAACAATGAACATACTGCTGACCCGGAAGCTCTTCCTTATCAG GAAAGCAGGAATTGTGACATAACCATGGAAGAAAAGGCTGCTGAAGAGGATGCTGCCTATCCATCCTCTGAGAAACCTGAGGATGGAGATAATCCCTCATCACAAGATCCAAAATGGTGGGATGGTGAATCCCAGTTTCTGTTAACTTCTCAACAACTGGCAGAAAGCTTGCCTTGTCTCGATGAGTTTCTTCAGAGTCAGACCTCAGGTGACGAGCAAGATACGATCAAGCCTAAACTAGCTGATTATGCCAACTTGCCAGTAGAGGATTTGAAGCAGGATCTGGAAAAATGTCATGAGTTGGGCCTCTCAGATGCTGACTTCCGATTGAGCCAAATC GAATTTTCGCAAGACAGTTGCACGGCAGCTTGGGCTGGTGGCAATATGCTTGACTGA